AGAGATTCGCCGCGACGTTCACCAGGTGACCCCAGGTGGCGTGCTTCACCCATTGCGGGGCGTTCGGTGGCGGGTCACGCCGATTCGACGGGTTGCTGAGAGCGTGAATCTCCACGGACGTCGCGGTCGCGATCTTGGGCATGACGTAGCCCGTGAGCCCGTGTGCGTCGCTGAGTGTGCTTACCGGCCACGTGAGCACGGCGAAGCCGTTGGGCTGGATCGCCCCCTCTGGTGATGCCTGCGTCATCGCCGCGACCTTGGCCAGCTTGTGATCCAAGTTGGGCAAGGTGGGATGAAACACTTTGGCAGCCCAATCCGGCCGTCCCACGACGTCGTAGATCGTACCTTCACCCGCTTTGGCCAGAGCGGGACCTAGCGTGACCGGCTGGCCGGTCCCCAGCCACATATTCACCGCGCGGATCGCCGAAAGAGTCGCGGCCGGGCGGTCGGCTGGCCGATCGGGGTGGTGTCCGGCTCGGCAGGCGCCGTCTCCCCCGGAGGCCGCGTCACTTCAGCTGCCGGTTCCGGGGGTTGGGGCGCGGGTGCTGGCTCGGCCGGAACCACCTGCGCATCAGTCACTTTCGCGGCGGGGACCGGCGGGCGAGGTGAGCTCGCCGTCATCTTGGTGACGGGTGTCGGGCTCGGATAGTAGTCGTCGTCTTCCCAACGCAGAGTGGCCAGCACCATGGTCTTGTCGTCGCCGGTCTGGTCATCCTCGATGCCGCGCAACAGGGACGCGAAGTTGGCCGAGGTCGCGCCGGCACGGACCCGCTCCCAGGATCCACGGAAGAAGGGTTCGTACGCTTCGCCGCTGGCGACATTGGTGATTTTGTACGTCATTCCGTCGGTGCTGAGGGCGAATGCCGTGACCGCGGGACGAACCACAGTGCGAAAGGATTCTTCAAACGCACCATCCGACTGCAGGAACCACGTCGCGTTCTGGTAGTCGTCCTTTGCCTCGATGAGCAGCGTCTCGATGCGGTCCTCGGTTTGAGTGGCGATGACGCCGTCGCCGATCTGGCCGAAGGCGGCGCGGTCACGATCGGCCAGCGCGACGCACAGTGTGGTGGCAAGTTTGGCACTGTCCAGCCCGAAGAATTGGGCTTGGGCGTGAACATGTTCGGTGGCCTTCTCGAACAGCGCCCGTAGCATGCGCTCGGCCTCTTCGGCTGTGCTGTCCCGGAATTCGTGGATGAAGCGGGACCGCATTGCATTGGCCAGCACGCTTTGACAGGCGGTAT
This is a stretch of genomic DNA from Mycobacterium sp. ELW1. It encodes these proteins:
- a CDS encoding PP2C family serine/threonine-protein phosphatase, which gives rise to MTQPVTGPRGSWQWGVCGASVVGSEHQRRGLGCDDAYCFGITEDFVVAAVADGAGSVTGTSAWGAYTACQSVLANAMRSRFIHEFRDSTAEEAERMLRALFEKATEHVHAQAQFFGLDSAKLATTLCVALADRDRAAFGQIGDGVIATQTEDRIETLLIEAKDDYQNATWFLQSDGAFEESFRTVVRPAVTAFALSTDGMTYKITNVASGEAYEPFFRGSWERVRAGATSANFASLLRGIEDDQTGDDKTMVLATLRWEDDDYYPSPTPVTKMTASSPRPPVPAAKVTDAQVVPAEPAPAPQPPEPAAEVTRPPGETAPAEPDTTPIGQPTARPRLFRRSAR